Below is a genomic region from Salmo salar chromosome ssa11, Ssal_v3.1, whole genome shotgun sequence.
CAATTTCCACCGCAACGCCAGAGATGACACATTTTACCTGTGCCCTGTTCAGAAAATAAGAACTTTGAATTATACTTTGATAATTCCAAGAGTCACAATGCACTTTCCTTTTGTTCTTCTGACACAGTAAATTAACACCATACCGCTCCTGGTCACTTTGATTGACACCACCTTTCCCAGTGGGTCCTCCACCATCTCCTTGAATGCAAATGGGCTCCCAAAAACGCATCTTTATCCATGAAACTAACTCCAACAAGGAACAAGGCATTATTAGAGCAAGGCCTGTCTTCATGAACAACTTTATCCAGTTTTTCTCCATTCCTCAGTTGTCCACTCATTTCCATGAACGTTACTAAATGCGTCATCTGACTCAGTGCTTCCGCTTCTGCCATCTTTCCCTCAGTTCAGATGCCAAGAAGACGACCTCCCATGTCACATACTCATTCACATGTTTAAATTAAGGTGGGAAGCTGTAGTACTGACAGAATATTGGCACTGAAAACGACACCTCCTTTACACATAGCTCAGGCTATCAGTCATGCTGTACTGCCTTTTGTTACAGTGGCAAGCAAATAGGTGATgcaaatgtgttttgtttgtgataCCCATGTAAATATTTGCTATGGCCAGGAGCAGCCTTCGGGTTACAGTTGTCTTATGGAACAATGGCATTGAGTTGTATTGACGTTTACTAGCAAACAGAATCATATCCAACCTCCTCATTAGTTTACATAATGGTTGGTTTCCCCTGTGTGCTGAAAGATGTCCTAAAAGGCTGGGTTGTGTTTATTAGGCCATAccatagcaaaacattttgcaatgaaaACGTTtcatattggacaagttcaggtagtcctaCCACCCCGTTTCACTCTGTTTTCTTCAGTTTCGTACCTAATGAACACCACCATGGGTCGTATTCATTGGAGCACATCATAGCAAAatgttcaggtagtccctccctcccGTTTTCTtcataatgaacacaaccctgaggTGAAGATGTCCCGGATCAACACAGGACACTAGAATGTAGATAGATTGTGTTACATGATAATTCCAGCTATGACATTAACAGACTATAGTAGGTCTATGTGTTGAACTATTTTGTAATTGTGTTCTTAATGATAGCTGGAAGGCATCATATCTTAAAGTGAATGATTTCTTTAGGTCACAGTTTGATCCCAAAATTACCTTTTcgatttttgcatatttttgcacTGAGGTATTCAAATAAGAACTCTAAATCCAAAACAAGTGAGATGACCaacatgtttatttgtttgacaGTCTAGAGTGCACATGCTGTAAATGCTTTCTGGGTTACAAAAGCCCTCCATGCTCCTCTTTAAATAGAGACGACTTTATCAACACAcaagaacaaaacaagaaaaaattCAAGTGCCATAATGTTGGCCTACAGCTTGTGGATGCTGCATATCCCTTGAACactccatattccctatatattgcaataatattgaccagagcccttgggaacatggtctaaagtagtgcaccgtaaagggaatagggtgtcacttGGGATACAGATGATGATACAAGTTGATGATGATATTTCTCTGTCTTGGCTGGAGCGTTGGATGTGGTGGTTCTAGTGAAGTGTTTCTCCTTGAGGGACTTTAGAGACATTTGAGGAGGAAGGAGTTGCAGCTGCTGACCCTGCCGCAGTCACAGAGCTTCCCAATGCGGGGTCCATGCCTCAAGGCACACCGGTCGCCCATAccacactgagagacacagagagagtgaggggggggagagatagatagagggagagagagaaagagatagagaggaaaCACAAAGTAGCTTTATCGCAAAACACAGTCcttaataacaaaaaaaaacacatttaattaGGACAGAAAGAGTTAGTCAGCGATGGTAATGAAAGCTCTGATTAGTTTGCTGTATGAATGAAGCGGTGTTCGCTGGTTCTTTAGACTCTTCCTCCTTTCAGTTAATTAGACTTAGGGACGCTATCTTGAATAGGCAGTATAATTGCACTCAAATCAAAGACTGTTGGCATTTCTCCGCTTGCATTTAATTATACTGACAACTTATACTCGTTAATTGGTTTTACAAAAACTTTCAATTGAACTGCATTGAAATGGTGCACAGATTGTAATACAGTGGGAGAAACATGGGGCGCTTAAATGGGACGTTCAGGATTTTACAAAAAAAGCCAAATGCCTGTAACATCAAATAAAATATGGAGTTGATTTGAGTTGATTTCAGGTGATTTGGCCATTACAACAAAAAAAAGCTCACATGCCACTATTATTGATTGTTAGCTTGTGGTGGCTAAAGTTTGCTGAAATAGGGAATATTTAAAGAAAACCAAACCATGgactactttcagggtgaggaacTATCTAACATAAAGTTGTTAAATCCTAAACTTCCCCTTTAATAACAGGCATCCACGatgcaacacggagtgcctggacacagcccttagctgtggtatattggccatatatcacaaacccgggaggtgccttattgctattataaactggttaccaacttaattagagcagtacaaatacatgttttgtcagaccaatggtatacggtctgatataccacagctttcagccaatcagcattcagggctcgaaccacccagtttataacaccCCTTTGATCCTTGAAAAGTACTGATGATTTTAAATGCAGTTATAGCCTCCATTTGGTCAGAAATAGCATTGGTAAAAGTTATTAGTTTAAAACAGGAACATATTCGGACTCACAGGAGGGATCATGCCTCTCTTCTCATTGGTAGGCAGATGGCTCTGCATCTTCACTATAAGAGCCTCCATCGCACCCACCTGTGACACGGAGTGAAGGAAACAGGGTCAATGGAATTTCTCATTGCTTTTCTGAAGGGGGGATTTAAAATCTATACTCCTATATGAGTGCAATTTCCCAATGAGTTTATGTACTACCTAATGACAATGTCAGTGTTATAGAGGCTATATTTTTGTTTCCAGAAGATCCTCTTGTGGAACTTTATCTCTTCAGGTGTCATTCATTTGACATTTAGGGACATGTTCCAGGGGTTCAACCAGGGATGGACATGAATTAAGATAGCCAGCTAGAGCGAGGCCGGTACTTTTCAGACAGGCTAGTAAAAATGTTGGTTTACTAGCCCGGCTGGCCAGTGGACAAAATCTTTCGCTCCATCCCTGTGTTCAACCATGGATAAAACTGATGGTAACAACGGATTCTCAAGGACGCCTTTATCAGGACGAACTGCTGAATAAGGTTATGTTGCCCATAATCCAATCATGAGCAAACATTTAGATTGCATTTATATTTC
It encodes:
- the cartl gene encoding cocaine- and amphetamine-regulated transcript protein; the protein is MDSSGVLLRLLCIGLISVMCRGQASHEVSAEDFGGQNSAAAAEKELVGAMEALIVKMQSHLPTNEKRGMIPPCGMGDRCALRHGPRIGKLCDCGRVSSCNSFLLKCL